One window from the genome of Natrialba magadii ATCC 43099 encodes:
- a CDS encoding DNA topoisomerase IV subunit A, with translation MSADNEQAREQLIDLAAQFYDQFELGEIPHMSVPTRTKNNIEYDEDKDVWVYGDRESTRSANSVRGARKLLKAVYTIEFLADQLEEDRSSTLRELYYLSESWDNKEAQFNDQDESNGLIEDLEIVSGVTREDFHMRPEESGATLMGPLHLREQTRRGEREIHCQEDVGEGGYQIPNNPDTIEFLGTDADFILAVETGGMRDRLVENGFDEEYNALIVHLKGQPARATRRITKRLHDELDLPVTVFADGDPWSYRIYGSVAYGSIKSAHLSEYLATPEAKYIGIQPADIVEYDLPTDPLSDSDINALESELEDPRFQTEYWEEQIELQLEIEKKSEQQSLASHGLDFVTDTYLPERLDAMGII, from the coding sequence ATGAGTGCAGACAACGAGCAAGCCAGAGAGCAGTTGATCGATCTCGCGGCACAGTTCTACGACCAGTTCGAACTGGGCGAGATCCCCCACATGTCCGTCCCAACGCGGACGAAGAACAACATCGAGTACGACGAGGACAAGGATGTCTGGGTCTATGGCGACCGTGAATCGACCCGCTCGGCCAACTCTGTTCGCGGCGCGCGCAAACTGTTGAAAGCCGTCTACACCATCGAGTTCCTCGCGGACCAGTTAGAAGAGGATCGCTCGTCGACCCTGCGTGAACTCTACTACCTCTCCGAAAGCTGGGACAACAAGGAGGCCCAGTTCAACGATCAGGACGAGTCTAACGGGCTGATCGAGGACCTGGAAATCGTCTCCGGCGTCACCCGTGAGGACTTCCACATGCGCCCGGAGGAATCCGGTGCAACCCTCATGGGCCCGCTGCACCTGCGCGAGCAGACCCGCCGCGGTGAGCGCGAGATCCACTGCCAGGAAGACGTTGGCGAGGGTGGGTACCAGATTCCGAACAACCCAGACACGATCGAGTTCCTGGGCACTGACGCAGACTTCATCCTCGCAGTGGAGACTGGTGGTATGCGTGACCGCCTCGTCGAGAACGGCTTCGACGAAGAGTACAACGCGCTGATCGTTCACCTGAAGGGCCAGCCCGCCCGGGCGACGCGCCGGATTACGAAGCGCCTGCACGACGAACTCGACCTGCCGGTCACGGTCTTCGCTGACGGTGACCCGTGGTCGTACCGGATCTACGGCTCGGTCGCCTACGGTTCGATCAAGTCGGCACACCTCTCGGAGTACCTCGCGACGCCCGAGGCCAAGTACATCGGCATCCAGCCTGCCGACATCGTCGAGTACGATCTGCCGACCGACCCGCTGTCGGATTCGGACATCAACGCGCTGGAGAGTGAACTCGAGGATCCGCGCTTCCAGACGGAGTACTGGGAGGAGCAGATCGAGTTGCAGTTAGAGATCGAGAAGAAGTCCGAACAGCAGTCGCTCGCGTCCCACGGTCTGGACTTCGTGACGGATACGTATCTGCCGGAGCGCCTCGATGCGATGGGGATTATCTAA
- a CDS encoding CBS domain-containing protein, which translates to MPIESLARSDVVTAHEDESVQELATRMDESHVGSVVITDGDEPIGIVTDRDLATRVLGDGMDPAETTASDVMSDNITTVDQTAGFYEATELMSEHGIRRLPVCDDSNELVGIITADDLNELLADEHLQLSDVIQAQRPEY; encoded by the coding sequence ATGCCTATTGAAAGCCTTGCCAGAAGCGATGTCGTAACGGCACACGAAGATGAGTCCGTTCAGGAACTCGCAACACGCATGGATGAGTCCCACGTCGGCAGTGTTGTGATCACTGACGGTGACGAACCGATCGGGATCGTTACCGACCGCGACCTCGCAACGCGCGTACTCGGCGACGGGATGGATCCCGCAGAAACGACAGCTAGTGATGTTATGTCCGACAATATCACAACTGTCGATCAGACGGCCGGATTCTACGAGGCAACCGAACTGATGAGTGAGCATGGTATCCGTCGGCTCCCTGTTTGTGACGATAGTAACGAACTGGTCGGAATCATCACTGCTGATGACCTCAACGAACTCCTCGCCGACGAGCACCTGCAGCTTTCGGATGTCATTCAGGCCCAACGGCCGGAGTACTGA
- a CDS encoding type II toxin-antitoxin system death-on-curing family toxin: MADSFWYPSVGDVLAIHDDIVSEYSDTHAGVQNRGDVEFALNYIESGSFGTAPETIHEKAFHLIRLLVANHPFVDANKRTALNTTVVFYFLNGYRFVYDNEIRTVLKQFGTDQATVDETETLEYLRSHTEEIDLAGEIEQWRDDLIRYGLDELTGDSSNPND, encoded by the coding sequence ATGGCAGACTCGTTCTGGTATCCGTCAGTGGGCGACGTTCTCGCCATCCACGACGATATCGTATCTGAGTATTCTGATACGCACGCTGGCGTCCAGAATCGTGGCGATGTCGAGTTTGCCCTGAACTACATCGAGAGTGGGAGTTTCGGAACGGCACCCGAAACGATTCACGAGAAAGCGTTTCACCTCATTCGGCTATTGGTGGCAAACCACCCGTTCGTCGACGCAAACAAACGTACTGCACTCAATACGACGGTCGTGTTCTACTTTCTCAACGGGTATCGGTTCGTGTACGATAACGAAATCAGGACGGTCCTCAAGCAGTTCGGCACGGATCAGGCAACCGTCGACGAAACGGAAACCCTCGAATACCTTCGATCTCACACCGAAGAAATCGACCTCGCAGGTGAGATCGAACAGTGGCGCGACGATCTCATCCGGTACGGATTGGACGAACTAACCGGCGATTCGTCTAACCCGAACGATTAA